One Alphaproteobacteria bacterium DNA segment encodes these proteins:
- the rplI gene encoding 50S ribosomal protein L9 — MQVILLERIDKLGQMGDLVDVKPGYARNFLFPRKKALRATKESKAFFESQKAQLEAHNLVQRKEAEAIAKKMEKLTVVIIRQAGETGNLYGSVSIRDIAEAVTAAKFTVSKQQVSLNKPIKLLGIHPVKISLHPEVTVNVFVNVAKSLEEAAIQEKAGQVTEQKEVVKETLDDMLTKFDHSQTQEEIPAV; from the coding sequence ATGCAAGTTATTCTTTTAGAACGTATTGATAAATTAGGGCAAATGGGGGATTTGGTAGATGTAAAGCCTGGTTATGCTAGGAATTTTCTGTTCCCTCGTAAAAAAGCTTTGAGAGCTACGAAAGAAAGTAAAGCTTTTTTTGAAAGTCAAAAGGCCCAATTAGAAGCACATAATTTGGTTCAACGTAAGGAAGCCGAAGCTATTGCTAAAAAAATGGAAAAATTGACAGTTGTTATTATTCGTCAAGCTGGTGAAACTGGTAATCTTTACGGATCGGTTAGCATCAGAGATATTGCAGAAGCAGTAACAGCTGCTAAATTTACAGTTAGCAAACAGCAGGTTAGTTTAAATAAACCAATAAAATTGCTTGGTATTCATCCTGTTAAAATTTCTCTTCATCCAGAAGTGACAGTTAATGTTTTTGTTAATGTTGCAAAATCGTTAGAAGAAGCAGCTATTCAAGAAAAAGCTGGACAAGTAACTGAGCAAAAAGAGGTTGTTAAGGAAACATTAGATGACATGCTGACAAAATTTGATCATTCTCAAACTCAAGAAGAGATACCAGCAGTTTAA
- a CDS encoding ABC transporter permease codes for MKYIFFILQLIGHTVLTSIQTIGRLVVFMLTGLYYCFIPPFYFRHLSKQMIEIGFYSLPVVGLTAIFTGMVLALQSYTGFARFSAEAAIPNVVVISITRELGPVLAGLMVAGRIGAAMAAEIGTMRVTEQIDALVTLATNPMKYLVAPRLVAGTIMLPFLVVVADIIGVFGGYLVSIYKLGFNPAIYIKNTIDFLQALDVVSGLVKAAVFGFLVALMGCYHGYYSKGGAQGVGTATTNAVVASSILILTFNYLITESFFAQ; via the coding sequence ATGAAGTATATTTTTTTTATTTTACAATTAATAGGTCATACGGTTTTAACATCTATTCAAACAATTGGAAGATTAGTCGTTTTTATGCTGACTGGTCTTTATTACTGTTTTATTCCCCCCTTTTATTTTCGTCATCTTTCTAAACAAATGATAGAAATCGGTTTTTATTCATTACCCGTGGTTGGATTAACTGCAATTTTTACAGGTATGGTTCTTGCGCTACAAAGCTATACAGGTTTTGCTAGGTTTAGTGCAGAAGCTGCTATTCCCAATGTTGTTGTTATTTCAATTACAAGGGAATTAGGGCCGGTTCTTGCTGGATTGATGGTAGCAGGAAGAATAGGGGCTGCAATGGCAGCTGAAATTGGAACTATGAGAGTGACTGAACAAATTGATGCTTTGGTTACATTGGCAACAAATCCTATGAAATATCTTGTAGCTCCTCGATTAGTAGCAGGTACAATTATGCTACCATTTTTGGTTGTGGTTGCAGATATAATAGGGGTATTTGGTGGATATTTAGTGAGTATTTATAAATTAGGTTTTAATCCAGCGATTTATATAAAGAATACAATAGATTTTTTACAAGCTTTAGATGTTGTTTCAGGTTTGGTTAAAGCGGCAGTTTTTGGTTTTTTAGTAGCACTTATGGGCTGTTATCATGGTTATTATTCTAAAGGAGGTGCCCAAGGCGTTGGTACTGCAACCACAAATGCAGTTGTTGCTTCATCAATTCTTATTTTGACTTTTAATTATCTTATTACGGAATCTTTTTTTGCACAATAA
- the radA gene encoding DNA repair protein RadA: MAKSSSRYICQSCGASFNKWSGRCDACGNWNCLVEELVSVSPYSRHSAKTKSTSLTFANLNDQIDIPARLTTGIAEFDRVCGGGLVYGSVVLIGGDPGIGKSTLLLQVIVHLSNYFSDTDKAELLYISGEESIDQIQLRARRINLSKGKINLTTTSDVSSILKTLNQLNNIKVVIIDSIQTMYFDALDSAPGTVAQVRASAFELIQMAKQKGYVLILVGHVTKEGMIAGPKVLEHMVDCVLYFEGEQGHQYRILRTVKNRFGPTDEIGVFEMTSQGLQEVTNPSALFLTNRQQAVSGVVVFAGIEGTRPLLVEIQVLLSPSSLATPRRAVVGWDSGRLSMVVAVLEARCGINLGKYDIYLNIAGGLKIIEPAADLAVAMALLSSLNNKPVSLQSIIYGEVGLSGEIRMVHQAEYRLKEALKLGFTEAFTPSNPEGYKNRFNQEGLKIKEFTHIQDIVKLFIT; this comes from the coding sequence GTGGCAAAATCGTCATCCAGGTATATTTGCCAATCTTGTGGGGCTTCATTTAATAAATGGAGCGGTCGCTGTGATGCATGTGGTAATTGGAATTGTTTAGTTGAAGAGCTTGTTTCTGTGTCCCCTTATAGTCGTCATTCGGCAAAAACAAAATCAACATCTTTGACCTTTGCTAATCTTAACGATCAAATTGATATTCCAGCAAGGTTAACAACAGGTATCGCGGAATTTGATAGGGTGTGCGGAGGTGGGCTGGTATATGGATCAGTTGTTTTGATTGGTGGTGATCCTGGTATTGGTAAATCAACCTTGTTATTACAAGTAATTGTCCATTTAAGTAATTATTTTTCTGATACTGATAAAGCAGAATTGCTTTATATCTCAGGTGAAGAATCAATTGATCAAATTCAATTAAGAGCCAGGCGCATTAATCTTAGTAAAGGGAAAATTAATCTTACGACGACGTCGGATGTCAGTTCAATTTTAAAAACTTTAAATCAACTTAATAATATTAAAGTTGTTATTATTGATTCTATTCAAACAATGTATTTTGATGCGCTAGATTCAGCCCCTGGAACTGTTGCCCAAGTTAGAGCATCAGCTTTTGAACTTATCCAAATGGCTAAACAAAAAGGATATGTATTAATTCTAGTGGGTCACGTCACTAAAGAAGGAATGATTGCAGGCCCTAAGGTCTTAGAACATATGGTTGATTGTGTTCTTTATTTTGAAGGAGAACAAGGTCACCAATATCGCATTTTACGCACAGTAAAAAATAGATTTGGGCCTACTGATGAAATTGGGGTTTTTGAAATGACATCCCAAGGATTACAAGAGGTAACTAATCCCTCAGCCTTATTTTTGACGAATCGGCAGCAAGCTGTAAGTGGTGTTGTTGTTTTTGCAGGTATTGAAGGAACGCGCCCTTTGCTAGTTGAAATTCAAGTTCTTCTTTCTCCGTCTTCTCTTGCTACCCCAAGACGAGCAGTTGTTGGGTGGGATTCAGGTCGTCTTTCAATGGTTGTAGCTGTTCTTGAAGCAAGGTGTGGTATTAATCTTGGTAAATATGATATTTATTTAAATATTGCAGGTGGGCTCAAAATTATTGAACCAGCAGCAGATTTAGCAGTTGCGATGGCTTTACTTTCTTCTTTAAACAATAAACCTGTTTCTTTGCAATCCATTATTTACGGAGAAGTAGGATTAAGTGGTGAAATAAGAATGGTTCATCAAGCTGAATATCGTCTTAAAGAAGCTTTAAAACTTGGTTTTACAGAAGCTTTTACGCCTTCAAATCCTGAAGGGTATAAAAATCGATTTAATCAAGAAGGGTTAAAGATTAAAGAATTTACCCATATCCAAGATATTGTTAAACTGTTCATAACCTGA
- the der gene encoding ribosome biogenesis GTPase Der yields the protein MTFKIALVGRPNVGKSTLFNRLTKTSSALTHNQPGVTRDRKEKTIEFNKIPYTIIDTPGLEEVSIDTLQNRMQQQTIYALETADLILFLFDARAGITAFDRYFVQWIRRFNKPIFFLANKSEGINNFSILFHKDLLKLGIDKINAISAEHGDGIHDLYQLIKLASQEYNLDFVEKPKEKPIFITVIGRPNVGKSSIINQLIDETRLVTGPEAGITRDSIAIQWTFKNKLFQLTDTAGLRKKSRVLDKLEHLSNKQTFESLRYTDIALLVIAFPDLLEKQDLIIAQHIEKEGRGLIIIINKWDLVDNPQSALEKFKRKLQTSLPQNKGVRFITVSALTGKNIDKIMDEVLTTYQLWNQHISTAKLNKWIHHATANHPPPLLKGKPIKFRYLTQIKNRPPTFKVFVNYPNQISETYTRYLKNSLRDTFNLPGIPIRIEYHKTDNPYK from the coding sequence ATGACCTTTAAAATCGCACTCGTTGGAAGACCAAACGTTGGAAAATCAACTTTATTTAATAGATTAACAAAAACATCTTCCGCTCTTACACATAATCAACCTGGTGTTACACGAGATAGAAAAGAAAAAACTATTGAATTCAATAAAATACCTTACACTATTATTGATACACCAGGATTAGAAGAGGTATCTATTGATACTTTACAAAACCGAATGCAGCAACAAACAATCTATGCACTTGAAACAGCTGATTTAATCCTTTTTCTTTTTGATGCACGGGCAGGCATTACAGCGTTTGATAGATATTTTGTTCAATGGATCAGACGTTTTAATAAACCTATATTTTTTCTAGCTAATAAATCAGAAGGTATAAATAATTTTTCCATCTTATTTCATAAAGATTTATTAAAATTAGGTATAGATAAAATTAATGCCATTTCTGCAGAACATGGAGATGGAATACACGATCTTTATCAATTAATTAAATTAGCATCCCAAGAATATAATTTGGATTTTGTTGAAAAACCTAAAGAAAAGCCAATTTTTATTACAGTTATTGGGAGACCCAATGTTGGGAAATCCAGTATTATCAATCAGTTGATTGATGAAACACGCCTTGTAACTGGTCCTGAAGCAGGAATTACTAGAGATTCTATTGCTATTCAATGGACATTCAAAAATAAATTATTTCAACTTACAGATACAGCGGGACTTCGAAAAAAATCTAGGGTTTTAGATAAACTTGAACATTTATCTAATAAGCAAACTTTCGAAAGTTTAAGATATACAGATATTGCTTTATTAGTGATTGCGTTTCCTGATTTGCTAGAAAAACAAGATTTAATTATTGCGCAACATATCGAAAAAGAGGGACGTGGATTAATTATTATAATTAATAAATGGGACCTTGTTGATAATCCTCAATCCGCGCTTGAAAAATTTAAAAGAAAATTACAAACTAGCTTACCTCAAAATAAAGGCGTTAGATTTATCACTGTTTCTGCGCTGACAGGTAAAAATATTGACAAAATTATGGATGAAGTTCTCACTACATATCAATTATGGAACCAACATATTTCTACCGCTAAGCTTAATAAATGGATTCATCATGCTACGGCAAACCATCCACCGCCTCTTCTTAAAGGTAAACCTATTAAATTTCGTTATCTTACCCAAATAAAAAACAGACCACCAACTTTTAAAGTATTTGTAAATTATCCAAATCAAATTAGTGAAACATATACACGTTATCTTAAAAATAGTTTAAGGGATACCTTTAATTTACCAGGAATACCTATAAGAATAGAATACCACAAAACAGATAATCCATATAAATAG
- the rpsR gene encoding 30S ribosomal protein S18, producing the protein MQNEQKYGSQNSNQAVSNLLARKPFFRRKKFCPFSGEHAPRIDYKDVKLLQRFISERGKIVPSRITAVSTKKQRLLSQAIKRARFLALIPYCQK; encoded by the coding sequence ATGCAAAACGAACAAAAATATGGCTCTCAAAATTCTAATCAAGCTGTGTCAAATTTATTGGCACGTAAACCTTTTTTTCGTCGCAAGAAATTTTGCCCTTTTTCCGGCGAACATGCACCCCGTATTGACTATAAAGATGTTAAGCTTTTACAGCGATTTATTTCTGAGCGTGGTAAAATTGTTCCAAGTCGTATTACTGCCGTGTCGACAAAAAAACAAAGATTATTATCTCAAGCAATTAAACGGGCAAGATTTTTAGCTTTAATTCCATATTGCCAAAAATAG
- a CDS encoding ATP-binding cassette domain-containing protein, with amino-acid sequence MTNKTKISIRNLFKSFGPKHVLKGLDLDVYEGESLVIIGGSGTGKSVLLKCILGIIQPDSGSIKIDGQEIIGLSISQREEFLSKMGMLFQSSALFDSLTVWENVIFGFYGSRRKKMHLEDAQKLALKTLASVGLGEDVASLYPAELSGGMQKRVGLARAIATQPEIIFFDEPTTGLDPIMASIIDQLISKCVANLGATALSITHDLNSARKIANRMAMILDGKIIWQGPVQDIDQSNNPYVDQFIHGKMDGPIKMSVKAW; translated from the coding sequence ATGACAAATAAAACTAAAATTTCTATTCGTAATTTATTTAAATCTTTTGGCCCTAAACATGTTTTAAAAGGGCTTGATCTAGATGTTTATGAAGGTGAATCATTGGTCATCATAGGCGGATCAGGTACAGGCAAATCAGTTTTATTAAAGTGTATTTTGGGTATCATTCAACCAGATAGTGGAAGTATTAAAATTGATGGGCAAGAAATTATAGGGTTATCTATTTCACAACGTGAAGAATTTTTAAGTAAAATGGGGATGCTTTTCCAAAGCTCAGCTCTTTTTGATAGCTTGACGGTCTGGGAAAATGTTATTTTTGGTTTTTATGGAAGTAGAAGAAAAAAAATGCATTTGGAAGATGCCCAAAAATTAGCCCTTAAAACTTTAGCCAGTGTTGGATTAGGAGAAGACGTTGCATCTTTATATCCTGCAGAATTATCAGGTGGTATGCAAAAAAGAGTAGGTCTTGCCAGAGCTATTGCTACTCAACCTGAAATAATTTTTTTTGATGAACCAACAACTGGTCTCGATCCAATTATGGCCAGTATTATTGATCAACTTATTTCGAAATGTGTTGCTAATTTAGGCGCAACAGCTTTATCAATTACCCATGATTTAAATAGTGCACGGAAAATTGCTAATCGTATGGCTATGATTTTAGATGGTAAAATTATTTGGCAAGGACCAGTACAAGATATTGATCAATCAAATAATCCTTATGTTGATCAATTTATTCATGGCAAAATGGATGGTCCCATCAAAATGTCAGTAAAAGCTTGGTAA
- a CDS encoding CvpA family protein has protein sequence MNWVDLIVLAIILISAFMALTNGFIQEILLLAAWVFAILVTIYHGQQIRPLINDYVTNDLAARFTSWGITFFVSLVVAMIIVKLLSRGLRGKGLGFVDHLMGFIFGTIRGVIIVCLLYGLTLWLIPSQDRPWLETARTAPLMKTTLIWIQSLLPADIAGQLLPNFETNQEDVTPSKPTTPQNNVAPPTP, from the coding sequence ATGAATTGGGTAGATCTTATTGTTTTAGCAATAATATTAATTTCTGCTTTTATGGCATTAACAAATGGTTTTATCCAAGAAATTTTGCTTTTGGCAGCTTGGGTTTTTGCTATTCTTGTTACAATTTATCACGGACAACAAATCAGACCTTTAATAAATGATTATGTAACAAATGACTTAGCTGCACGATTTACGTCGTGGGGTATCACTTTTTTTGTTTCTCTTGTAGTGGCTATGATTATTGTTAAGTTGCTATCGCGTGGATTAAGGGGTAAAGGACTTGGGTTTGTTGACCATCTGATGGGATTCATCTTTGGTACTATTAGGGGTGTAATTATTGTATGTTTGCTTTATGGATTAACTTTATGGCTTATTCCTTCACAAGATAGACCATGGTTAGAAACAGCACGTACGGCACCTTTAATGAAAACAACTTTAATTTGGATCCAATCTTTGTTGCCTGCAGATATTGCGGGACAACTCCTTCCTAATTTTGAAACCAATCAAGAAGATGTTACCCCATCAAAACCTACTACCCCTCAAAACAATGTTGCACCTCCAACACCCTGA
- the purF gene encoding amidophosphoribosyltransferase — translation MTAYSTFKDRWQDECGVFAVFNLEDAAAHTILGLHALQHRGQEAAGVVTHDGVQFNSHKALGYVTDHFCSEDIASKLKGSISIGHVRYSTTGETALRNVQPLFTEMEFGGFAIAHNGNLTNALTLRRQLVSRGSLFQSTTDTEVITHLMATSTRRSAVDKMTYALHQIEGAYSLVAMTKDHIIGVRDVLGVRPLVLGQLGQAWILASETCALDIIGAQFIRDVAPGEMIVINHQGIQSYHPFVQQVSRFCIFEYIYFARPDSVIEGKSVYNARKAIGEQLAKEHPVDADVVIPVPDSGVPAALGYSVQSGIPFELGIIRNHYVGRTFIEPSQTIRNFGVRLKHNTNRLYIKGKRVVLVDDSIVRGTTSKKIVEMVRAAGATEVHMRISSPPTTHSCFYGIDTPERKELLAAYNDIETMAKIVGVDSLAFISLDGLYQAVGQTSRDPVVPQYCDACFTGEYPTHLTDNVQTSDVIQLPLIR, via the coding sequence ATGACTGCTTATTCTACTTTTAAAGATCGTTGGCAAGACGAATGTGGAGTATTTGCAGTTTTTAATTTAGAAGACGCTGCAGCCCATACTATCTTAGGGCTACATGCTTTACAACATCGTGGACAAGAGGCAGCGGGTGTTGTTACACATGATGGTGTTCAATTTAATTCGCATAAAGCTTTGGGTTATGTAACAGATCATTTTTGCTCTGAAGATATTGCATCTAAACTTAAAGGATCTATTTCTATAGGGCATGTACGTTATTCAACAACTGGTGAAACAGCTTTGCGTAATGTTCAACCCTTATTTACAGAAATGGAGTTTGGTGGGTTTGCTATTGCGCATAATGGTAATTTAACCAATGCTTTGACATTACGGCGCCAATTAGTTTCACGAGGTTCCTTATTCCAATCCACGACCGATACGGAAGTTATCACTCATTTAATGGCAACCAGTACACGTCGTTCTGCCGTGGATAAAATGACATATGCATTACATCAAATTGAAGGTGCTTATTCTTTGGTGGCAATGACTAAAGATCATATTATAGGTGTAAGAGACGTTTTAGGAGTTCGACCTTTAGTTTTAGGGCAACTTGGCCAAGCATGGATTCTAGCTTCAGAAACATGTGCCCTTGATATTATTGGGGCTCAATTTATACGTGATGTTGCACCAGGTGAAATGATTGTGATTAATCACCAGGGCATTCAAAGTTATCATCCGTTTGTTCAACAGGTTTCACGTTTTTGTATTTTTGAATATATTTATTTTGCAAGGCCCGACAGTGTTATTGAAGGGAAAAGTGTATATAACGCAAGAAAAGCCATAGGTGAACAATTGGCAAAAGAACATCCAGTTGATGCTGACGTCGTTATACCCGTACCTGATTCGGGTGTTCCTGCAGCTTTAGGATATTCTGTTCAATCAGGCATTCCATTTGAATTAGGTATTATTCGAAATCATTATGTTGGACGTACTTTTATTGAACCTTCTCAGACAATTCGCAATTTTGGTGTTAGACTTAAACATAATACAAATCGCCTTTACATTAAAGGTAAACGTGTTGTTTTAGTTGATGATAGCATTGTTCGAGGAACGACATCAAAGAAAATTGTTGAAATGGTACGTGCGGCAGGTGCAACCGAGGTTCATATGCGTATCTCCAGTCCACCAACAACACATTCCTGTTTTTATGGTATTGATACACCAGAACGAAAAGAACTTTTGGCAGCATATAATGATATTGAAACTATGGCAAAAATTGTTGGTGTCGATAGCTTAGCTTTTATATCTCTTGATGGGCTTTATCAAGCTGTAGGTCAAACGTCGCGTGACCCAGTCGTACCACAATATTGTGATGCTTGTTTTACCGGGGAATATCCAACCCATTTAACTGATAATGTTCAAACGAGCGATGTCATTCAATTACCTCTGATTAGATAA
- the alr gene encoding alanine racemase: MINQSPRDTACLEINLTAIYDNYIKLAKKTGPALCASVVKADAYGLGLQKIIPILIKAGCKHFFVATIDEGIELRHTLQSFGCMDAYVFILYGPIKQTLSDFLWYDLIPVLNNFYQIELWLSFSKQKEKKLKAALHLDTGMSRLGLMASEINKLITKYNLFNMDILLIMSHLACADVPEHSMNAKQLRLFNERLSDLSRILSNPWKSLAASSGIFLDKTYYYDLVRPGAALWGINPTPSKPNPMATVVNLWAPVLQVHEIDTNGCVGYGATRSFSKPKRLATLALGYADGLLRSLSNQGVFWFKKWKLNVVGRISMDLVTVDIEDVPMDQIHPGDMVEIMGLHHSVDQLALEAGTIGYEILTSLGQRLTRYYSI, from the coding sequence ATGATTAATCAAAGTCCAAGAGATACGGCCTGTTTGGAAATTAATTTAACAGCCATTTATGATAATTATATTAAACTTGCTAAAAAAACTGGTCCTGCATTATGTGCTTCTGTAGTGAAAGCAGATGCCTATGGCTTAGGATTACAAAAAATTATTCCCATTTTAATCAAAGCTGGATGTAAACATTTTTTTGTTGCAACAATTGATGAAGGTATTGAACTAAGACATACATTACAATCATTCGGTTGTATGGATGCTTATGTGTTTATTTTATATGGTCCTATAAAACAAACTTTATCAGATTTTTTATGGTATGATTTAATTCCCGTTCTTAATAACTTTTATCAAATAGAATTATGGTTAAGTTTTTCAAAACAAAAAGAAAAGAAATTAAAAGCTGCTTTGCATCTTGATACAGGTATGTCACGCTTGGGATTAATGGCGTCAGAGATCAATAAATTAATAACAAAATATAATTTATTCAATATGGATATTCTTTTAATCATGAGCCATTTAGCTTGTGCGGATGTACCTGAACATTCTATGAATGCTAAACAACTTAGACTTTTTAATGAAAGGTTGTCTGATTTATCTCGTATATTATCTAATCCATGGAAAAGTTTGGCCGCATCTTCAGGAATTTTTTTAGATAAAACTTATTATTATGATCTTGTAAGGCCAGGGGCAGCTCTTTGGGGTATTAATCCAACACCCTCGAAACCTAATCCTATGGCAACAGTTGTAAATCTTTGGGCACCCGTTTTGCAAGTTCATGAGATTGACACAAATGGGTGCGTTGGGTATGGTGCAACACGAAGTTTTTCTAAACCAAAGCGCCTTGCAACATTAGCATTAGGTTATGCAGATGGTTTATTACGGTCACTTAGTAACCAAGGTGTTTTTTGGTTCAAAAAATGGAAGCTTAATGTTGTAGGACGTATATCTATGGATCTTGTGACAGTTGATATTGAGGATGTACCAATGGATCAAATTCATCCTGGCGATATGGTTGAAATTATGGGCCTGCATCATTCTGTGGATCAGTTAGCTTTAGAAGCAGGAACAATTGGATATGAAATTTTGACATCCCTTGGGCAAAGATTAACAAGATATTATAGTATATAA
- a CDS encoding replicative DNA helicase, producing the protein MVQTLSPIAQSFTSFSEKTLPVKTPPHNYDVEQALLGALLVNNQLYDRINEFLKPEHFADTLHGRIYRAISQIIERGQIANPLILKNQFDQDPALIDIGGGSYLVKLADSVVTLVNIQDYAKEIYDLYLRRQLINLGNDVVNNAFEFKDVNFAATQQIEWAEEHLYQLAETGQIESRLQSFHSALTIAIEIANTAYKKDSHITGVTTGFIDLDRKLGGFHPSDLIILAGRPSMGKTALATNLAFNAALAYDKHKQNPDHLNSGGKVVFFSLEMSSEQLATRILAEQTGISSDRIRRGELKQDDFNKFAIVAQKLQDLPLYIDDTPALTVSALRTRARRLKRQFEIGFIVIDYLQLMQPGSERSRSENRVQEVSEITRGLKALAKELNVPILALSQLSRAVETREDKRPQLADLRESGSIEQDSDVVMFIFREQYYHERTPPKQRDDEDPEKFARRVTMWQEKGAKIHNVAEVNIAKQRHGPIGTIELFFDGTVTKFDNLSRDHEIE; encoded by the coding sequence ATGGTCCAAACACTTTCTCCTATTGCGCAATCTTTTACTTCTTTTTCTGAGAAAACTTTACCTGTTAAAACCCCGCCTCATAATTATGATGTTGAACAAGCACTTTTGGGGGCTTTACTTGTTAATAATCAACTTTATGATCGTATTAATGAGTTTTTAAAACCAGAACATTTTGCTGATACTCTGCATGGTAGAATCTATAGGGCAATTAGCCAAATTATTGAACGTGGACAAATTGCTAATCCACTTATTTTAAAAAATCAATTCGATCAAGACCCTGCTTTAATTGATATTGGGGGTGGATCATATCTTGTGAAGTTAGCTGATTCTGTAGTTACTCTGGTTAATATTCAAGATTATGCCAAAGAGATTTATGATCTTTATTTACGTCGTCAATTAATCAATTTGGGCAATGATGTAGTTAATAATGCATTTGAATTTAAAGATGTTAATTTTGCTGCTACTCAACAAATTGAATGGGCTGAGGAACATCTTTATCAATTAGCTGAAACAGGACAAATAGAAAGCCGACTACAATCTTTTCACTCGGCTTTAACTATAGCTATTGAAATTGCTAATACGGCTTATAAAAAAGACAGTCATATCACAGGGGTTACAACAGGTTTTATTGATCTTGATAGAAAGTTGGGTGGATTTCATCCCTCTGATTTAATTATTTTGGCAGGACGTCCTTCCATGGGCAAAACAGCGTTAGCAACAAATTTAGCATTTAATGCAGCTTTGGCTTATGATAAACACAAGCAAAATCCTGATCATTTAAATTCAGGGGGTAAAGTTGTGTTTTTTTCTCTTGAAATGTCTTCAGAGCAACTTGCTACGCGTATTCTTGCTGAACAAACTGGTATCTCATCAGATCGCATTCGACGTGGAGAATTAAAACAAGATGATTTTAATAAATTTGCTATTGTTGCACAAAAATTACAAGATTTGCCTTTATATATTGATGATACGCCTGCTTTAACTGTATCAGCACTTAGAACACGAGCACGAAGATTAAAAAGACAATTTGAAATAGGCTTTATTGTTATTGATTATCTTCAGCTTATGCAACCGGGGTCAGAAAGAAGTAGATCAGAAAATCGGGTGCAAGAAGTATCCGAAATTACGCGCGGGTTAAAAGCACTTGCTAAAGAACTTAATGTACCTATTTTAGCTTTGTCTCAATTAAGTCGAGCTGTTGAAACACGTGAAGATAAACGACCTCAATTGGCTGATCTTAGAGAATCTGGTTCTATTGAGCAAGATTCTGATGTTGTTATGTTTATTTTTAGAGAACAATATTATCATGAACGTACACCACCCAAACAACGTGATGACGAAGATCCAGAAAAATTTGCACGACGTGTAACTATGTGGCAGGAAAAGGGTGCAAAAATTCATAATGTAGCAGAAGTGAATATTGCTAAACAACGCCATGGACCTATAGGCACAATAGAATTGTTCTTTGATGGTACTGTAACCAAATTTGATAATTTAAGCCGTGATCATGAAATTGAATGA
- a CDS encoding SDR family NAD(P)-dependent oxidoreductase has protein sequence MNDSKKLTGKIALITGASKGIGAAVAKEFAKEGAHVILVARTQASLEEVDDAIRALGGTATLVPLDVNDWTALDHLAMTIFERYGYLDILVGNAAILGTLTPITHINPGEWDKVLSTNLTTNYRLLRSFDPLLRAAPFGRVIFVTSTAGSQIYPYWGSYAVSKAGLDMMVKIYAAEVEHTNIKVNLINPGGTRTSMRAKAFPGENPENLTRPEEVAKLFLDLASETCIKHGDVIAWKDVSKNY, from the coding sequence ATGAATGATTCTAAAAAACTAACTGGCAAAATTGCTTTAATTACAGGTGCATCAAAAGGTATTGGTGCTGCCGTTGCAAAAGAATTTGCCAAAGAGGGTGCTCATGTAATTTTGGTCGCACGTACACAAGCATCTTTAGAAGAAGTTGATGATGCTATTAGGGCTTTAGGTGGTACAGCAACATTAGTTCCGTTAGATGTTAATGATTGGACTGCATTGGATCATTTAGCTATGACTATATTTGAACGTTATGGTTATCTAGATATTTTAGTGGGGAATGCAGCTATTTTAGGGACTTTAACGCCGATCACACATATTAATCCTGGGGAATGGGATAAAGTATTATCAACCAACCTTACTACTAATTATCGTTTACTTAGAAGCTTTGACCCTTTATTAAGAGCAGCTCCGTTCGGGCGAGTTATTTTTGTTACTTCAACTGCAGGAAGTCAAATATATCCTTATTGGGGTTCTTATGCGGTTAGTAAAGCAGGATTAGATATGATGGTAAAAATTTATGCAGCAGAAGTAGAACATACAAATATAAAAGTTAATTTAATTAATCCTGGTGGTACACGAACATCTATGCGTGCTAAAGCTTTTCCTGGAGAAAATCCAGAAAATCTTACACGACCCGAAGAGGTGGCTAAACTTTTTTTGGATCTAGCTTCAGAAACATGTATAAAACATGGTGACGTTATTGCTTGGAAAGATGTTTCTAAAAACTATTAA